Part of the Paenibacillus sp. YPG26 genome, CAGCCGGAGGTCCAGACAATTATAAGGTCATTGCCTTGTAGATTGAAGATAATGATAGGCTCCTGATGTCTATTTCCAGTGGAAACGGGTGACACTGTTTACTAGATTCCTTTCGGAGATGGAGGTTGTGAACTTGTCAAAATCTTTCGCGCTGTCTCATGACCAGACGACGGTCCTGCTTGAGCGTCTGGTGAGCCGGGTGGATCAAGTCGTGATCGGCAAGAGACATGAAATAGAACTTATCATTATCGCTATGCTTCAAGGCGGCCATGTTCTTCTGGAAGACATTCCGGGTGTCGGAAAAACAACCCTGGTCCGCGCCATAGCCGCCAGTCTTGGAAGCTCCTTCGGGCGTATTCAGTTCACCTCGGATATCATGCCTTCGGATGTAACAGGTGTGGCTGTCTATCACCCTCATTCCGGTGATTTTGAATTTCGTCCGGGACCCGTACTCTCGAACATTGTACTTGCCGACGAGATCAACCGGGCGGCTCCCCGAACGCAGTCTGCGCTGCTGGAGGCCATGGAAGAGCGCAGAGTTACAGTGGATGGAGTCACTTATAATCTGCCCAGGCCTTTTCTCCTGCTGGCTACACAGAACCCGCTGCAGTTCGAGGGCACGTACCGTCTTCCGGAGGCTCAGATGGACCGCTTTCTGATGCGGATATCGCTGGGCTACCCTCAGCCTGAGCAGGAAGTTGATATGCTCGGACGTCATCAGGCCGGTTCTGTGATTGAGGAGATGAAGCCGGTCCTGCTTGCTGAGGAAATGGCCGGAATGCAGCGCATGGTCCGTACTGTGCTTGTGGACGAATCTATTAAGCGTTATCTGGTCTCTGTGGCTGATCAATCCAGGCGGCATCCGAAGACTTCCCTCGGGATCAGCCCGCGGGGGACATTGGCCTGGATGGGAGCTGCGCAAGCTCATGCCTATTACCGTGGCCGGATGTATGTGATCCCGGATGATGTGAAGGCGGTAGCCGCTGCCGTACTCGCCCACCGGATCGTATTAAGTCCGGATAGTAAGCTGGTTGGGCTTAAGGGTGAGGAACTGGTCCTGGAATGGCTGGGCAAGACCCCAGTCCCTATGTCACCGGTTATCGCAAGGGCTTCGTCATGAAAGTGTCCATATTGCCATGGTTCTGGACGTCGTCAGCCTCGCTTCTTCTCGTGGCCGCTTATGCGGGCTACGGTGGACCCTCCTTAGTATTTCTGCTGATGGCAGTCGGGTTAATCATGCTGCAGGGTGCCCTGGTCCAGGCGGGGAGTCCAAGGCTTGTCAGGGTCACCCGTGAATGGTCGCCGGTCCGCCCGACTGCGGGAGACAGTGCGGAGTTATCGCTGCATATTGAATTTAAGGGGGGACTGCCGCCCTTGTGGATCAAGGTCCATGATCCGCTGGCTGTCCGTGCGGGCAGCCCCGGCGAATTTGTTATGTTGACGGGCTTCCGTCGTCATGCTGATCTTACGGGAAGGGTAAGCGGACTTCGTAGAGGTATTTATAGGACAGAGAAGCTAAGCATTACCTATGGTGATCTCTTTGGATGGTTCACGCGCACACTGTCGATAGAGGCTGAAGGCTTCTTAACTGTCGTTCCGAAGATATCCAGTATGCCGGCCTCTGGCGAGACAGGAAATCTTGCGGGCGGAGAATCCATGCAGGGAGGGCTGCCGGCAGGTCATAAGGGAGAGCTGCTAAGGGATTATAGGCCCGGCGATTCGTGGAAAAGCATCCACTGGAAAGCCTCGTCAAGACGCGCAGGCTTGTTAGCACGAGTGCCGGAAGCTGGCGGCCCCGCCGAGCGAATCATTCTGCTCTCGACCGACCCGGGGTCATATTCGCCTGCAGCTGAGGAATTTGAACTCGCCGTATCCTGTGCGGCGTCTTTGCTGCGGATGGAGAACTCTGCCGGCAGGAGGGCAACGCTGATCTGCGGCAGCAGATCAGATGGTGGCAGAAGCTGTGGACATGATATCGAACAAGAGGAAGGGATGAACATTCTTGCGGCTGTGAGCCTGGATGCTTATATTCCTGGGCACAGTCTCTTAATTGAGACTGTTCAAGAGCACAGTCATGGGCTCATCACTTTCATTATAGGAAGGCTGACCCCGGAGATCGCCTCTGCTGCTATATCTGCGGCTGCCCGGGGAATAGCTCTGGAAATAATAACTACAGGTGATAAAGCCTGGGCTCCTGAGCTTTCGGTGGACACAATAGAACTTTTACTGCACTCGGGGCTTAGACTCTCTCCAAGGGTTGTCCCTATTCAGGACACGGAGCTTCCCGCTAAAGGGAGGTCATCGTAATGTCCAAGGCTGAGTTACGTTCAGTTGCTTGCATGCACCCGGTCAAAGGCTTGGGGGAACGCCTGATCCTATCCTTGTTCATATTCGGACTTTTTAGGGAATGGCTGTCCCCGCTGCTGAAATTGCTTGGTCCCGAGGGAGAGAAGC contains:
- a CDS encoding MoxR family ATPase, which translates into the protein MSKSFALSHDQTTVLLERLVSRVDQVVIGKRHEIELIIIAMLQGGHVLLEDIPGVGKTTLVRAIAASLGSSFGRIQFTSDIMPSDVTGVAVYHPHSGDFEFRPGPVLSNIVLADEINRAAPRTQSALLEAMEERRVTVDGVTYNLPRPFLLLATQNPLQFEGTYRLPEAQMDRFLMRISLGYPQPEQEVDMLGRHQAGSVIEEMKPVLLAEEMAGMQRMVRTVLVDESIKRYLVSVADQSRRHPKTSLGISPRGTLAWMGAAQAHAYYRGRMYVIPDDVKAVAAAVLAHRIVLSPDSKLVGLKGEELVLEWLGKTPVPMSPVIARASS
- a CDS encoding DUF58 domain-containing protein, which encodes MAGQDPSPYVTGYRKGFVMKVSILPWFWTSSASLLLVAAYAGYGGPSLVFLLMAVGLIMLQGALVQAGSPRLVRVTREWSPVRPTAGDSAELSLHIEFKGGLPPLWIKVHDPLAVRAGSPGEFVMLTGFRRHADLTGRVSGLRRGIYRTEKLSITYGDLFGWFTRTLSIEAEGFLTVVPKISSMPASGETGNLAGGESMQGGLPAGHKGELLRDYRPGDSWKSIHWKASSRRAGLLARVPEAGGPAERIILLSTDPGSYSPAAEEFELAVSCAASLLRMENSAGRRATLICGSRSDGGRSCGHDIEQEEGMNILAAVSLDAYIPGHSLLIETVQEHSHGLITFIIGRLTPEIASAAISAAARGIALEIITTGDKAWAPELSVDTIELLLHSGLRLSPRVVPIQDTELPAKGRSS